A genomic window from Gemmatimonadaceae bacterium includes:
- a CDS encoding efflux RND transporter periplasmic adaptor subunit: protein MTLRLPMLLITLAAMACGGADAPAAEDAAPIPVRVVTPGSRTAEPDILLTGILGAKEEIPLGFKVGGVVASVRADAGDRVSEGQLLAALSLTEIDASVAAARESRDKSRRELTRVEALFKDSVATQSQLEDARTGLEVAEAQLRAAEFNRQYAEVRAPAAGVILRRQVENGQLVGAGTPVFVLRVERQGLVLRAGAADREAVRLREGMAAEVSFDAHPGTSFAGRVERVGVAASPMTGTYEVEVAVTPGNRRLASGLIGRARLTPQGSVAVLTLPAEALLEVDGRDATVFVVAEGAANAERRRVRVLWLDGALAAVEGDIDASTRVVTAGATRLVQGTRVRVVAEGTP from the coding sequence GTGACCCTGCGACTCCCGATGCTCCTGATCACGCTCGCGGCGATGGCCTGCGGTGGCGCCGATGCTCCCGCCGCCGAGGACGCCGCGCCGATTCCCGTCCGCGTCGTCACGCCCGGTTCGCGTACGGCCGAGCCCGACATCCTGCTCACCGGCATCCTCGGTGCCAAGGAAGAGATCCCGCTGGGCTTCAAGGTCGGCGGCGTGGTGGCCAGCGTGCGCGCGGATGCCGGCGACCGCGTGAGCGAGGGCCAGTTGCTCGCCGCGCTCTCGCTGACGGAGATCGACGCTAGCGTCGCCGCCGCCCGCGAGTCGCGCGATAAATCGCGACGCGAGCTCACGCGCGTTGAAGCGTTGTTCAAGGACTCCGTGGCCACGCAGTCGCAGTTGGAGGATGCGCGCACGGGCTTGGAAGTCGCCGAGGCCCAGCTGCGTGCGGCGGAGTTCAATCGCCAGTACGCGGAAGTGCGCGCGCCGGCCGCGGGCGTGATTCTGCGTCGCCAGGTGGAAAACGGCCAGCTCGTCGGCGCCGGAACGCCGGTGTTCGTGCTGCGCGTAGAGCGCCAGGGTTTGGTGCTGCGCGCGGGTGCGGCAGACCGCGAGGCGGTGCGCTTGCGCGAAGGGATGGCCGCCGAGGTGTCATTCGACGCGCATCCGGGCACTAGCTTTGCTGGCCGCGTCGAGCGCGTTGGTGTCGCCGCATCGCCGATGACCGGCACGTATGAAGTCGAAGTGGCAGTGACGCCCGGGAACCGCCGGCTCGCGTCGGGACTGATCGGGCGGGCGCGGCTCACGCCGCAGGGCAGTGTCGCGGTGCTCACGCTGCCCGCCGAGGCCTTGCTGGAAGTCGACGGCCGCGACGCGACGGTGTTCGTCGTCGCGGAAGGCGCGGCAAACGCCGAACGTCGTCGCGTGCGCGTGCTCTGGCTGGACGGCGCGCTCGCGGCCGTGGAAGGCGACATCGACGCCAGCACCCGCGTCGTCACCGCCGGCGCGACGCGCCTGGTGCAGGGCACGCGCGTGCGCGTGGTCGCCGAGGGCACGCCGTGA
- a CDS encoding TolC family protein, whose protein sequence is MRWTILPLLLAPAVLAAQGPLDEYVREGLRQNLGIRQQALQVERSEAAVREARGFFLPTATLNARYTNVSGQVVNLGELINPAFDALNQLLGAPQFPTNIDLRLPLKQETAVRVAQPIFQAEIYSGYRAASAARDVQSATYAATERQLAAEIRSAYLTHAKALRLAELRLATRTLLEEQLRVMQRLVEVGRATPDALSRVRAEFSEAQQRDAEAAQLVSATRQSFNMTVGRAITDEVSIVDAATLGLDALPTLDEALAAGLGGREELRAIDAGKRAANAQRAVARGSFLPNLAVALDYGVQGNEYRFSRDADFTLVSVVASWNLFNGGRDAARAEQAQLEAQRLSLQDEDARRGIELQVRLAWQAAAVARQAIETARAQEDAATRTFQLVDRRATEGLASPLELSEARTALTAAQLNALFTTYDYYLRRVELDRAAALYPRTTP, encoded by the coding sequence ATGCGCTGGACCATCCTTCCGCTGCTGCTGGCGCCGGCCGTGCTGGCCGCCCAAGGGCCGCTCGACGAGTACGTGCGCGAAGGCCTGCGCCAGAACCTGGGCATCCGGCAGCAGGCACTCCAGGTGGAGCGCTCCGAAGCCGCCGTTCGCGAAGCCCGCGGGTTCTTCCTGCCCACCGCCACGCTGAACGCGCGCTACACGAACGTCAGCGGCCAGGTGGTGAACCTCGGCGAGCTGATCAACCCCGCCTTCGATGCGCTGAACCAGCTCCTCGGCGCGCCGCAGTTCCCGACGAACATCGACCTGCGCCTGCCGCTGAAGCAGGAGACGGCGGTGCGGGTGGCCCAGCCGATCTTCCAGGCGGAGATCTACTCCGGCTACCGCGCCGCCAGCGCCGCGCGCGACGTGCAGAGCGCGACCTACGCCGCCACCGAGCGCCAGTTGGCCGCCGAGATCCGCAGTGCCTACCTCACGCACGCCAAGGCCCTGCGCCTCGCCGAGCTGCGCCTCGCCACGCGGACGCTGCTTGAAGAGCAGCTGCGGGTGATGCAGCGCTTGGTCGAAGTCGGCCGCGCGACGCCGGACGCGCTCTCGCGGGTGCGCGCCGAGTTCAGCGAGGCGCAGCAGCGCGACGCCGAGGCGGCGCAGCTGGTGAGCGCCACGCGCCAGAGCTTCAATATGACGGTGGGTCGCGCGATCACCGACGAGGTCAGCATCGTGGACGCCGCGACGCTGGGTCTCGACGCGCTGCCGACGCTCGACGAAGCGCTGGCTGCCGGGCTCGGCGGGCGCGAGGAGCTCCGCGCGATCGACGCCGGCAAGCGCGCCGCCAACGCCCAGCGCGCCGTGGCACGCGGCAGCTTCCTGCCGAACTTGGCCGTCGCGCTGGACTACGGCGTGCAAGGCAACGAGTACCGCTTCAGCCGCGACGCCGACTTCACCTTGGTGAGCGTGGTCGCGTCGTGGAACCTGTTCAACGGCGGCCGCGACGCCGCGCGGGCCGAGCAGGCGCAGCTCGAGGCGCAGCGACTCTCGCTGCAGGACGAGGACGCACGGCGCGGGATCGAGCTGCAGGTCCGCCTCGCCTGGCAGGCCGCAGCAGTCGCGCGGCAGGCCATCGAGACGGCCCGTGCTCAGGAAGACGCCGCCACGCGGACCTTCCAACTCGTGGACCGCCGCGCCACCGAAGGCCTGGCCTCGCCGTTGGAACTCAGCGAAGCGCGCACCGCCCTGACCGCGGCTCAGCTCAACGCCCTGTTCACCACCTACGACTACTACCTGCGCCGCGTCGAGCTGGACCGTGCGGCTGCGCTCTATCCGAGGACCACGCCGTGA
- a CDS encoding TetR/AcrR family transcriptional regulator, which translates to MSNDRPEVPANHIDGDPRDRAARAPQQERGQRRVEQILDAAAQVFVEHGVDGATMQLIAERAESSMGSLYHFFPNKDAIVEALGARYADAARDTNERAMPLEHAHHPMTELFDSILQAQMGLIERTPAFTAVHAAVHRNCPAIYDALNQALVGHVAKFLALRYPSLPERERAASAMVSVAAVHAIVELAGRLPVEFREAAIREAHTMFVAHYGRYDTLYGTRAG; encoded by the coding sequence ATGAGTAACGACCGCCCCGAAGTGCCCGCCAATCATATAGATGGTGATCCCCGGGACCGCGCCGCCCGCGCCCCGCAGCAGGAGCGCGGGCAGCGGCGTGTGGAGCAGATCCTGGATGCCGCAGCTCAGGTATTCGTGGAGCACGGGGTGGACGGCGCCACGATGCAGCTGATTGCCGAGCGCGCCGAGAGCTCGATGGGTTCGCTGTATCACTTCTTTCCCAACAAGGACGCGATCGTCGAGGCGCTGGGGGCGCGGTACGCCGACGCCGCCCGCGACACGAACGAGCGCGCGATGCCGCTCGAGCACGCGCACCATCCGATGACGGAACTGTTCGACAGCATCCTGCAGGCGCAGATGGGCTTGATCGAGCGGACGCCGGCCTTCACGGCGGTGCACGCGGCCGTGCATCGCAACTGCCCGGCCATCTACGACGCGCTCAACCAGGCACTGGTGGGGCACGTGGCCAAGTTCCTCGCGCTGCGCTATCCGAGCCTGCCAGAGCGTGAGCGTGCCGCGTCGGCGATGGTGTCGGTGGCGGCGGTGCACGCCATCGTGGAGTTGGCGGGCCGCCTGCCGGTGGAGTTCCGCGAGGCCGCCATCCGCGAGGCGCACACGATGTTCGTGGCGCACTACGGCCGCTACGACACGCTGTACGGGACGCGCGCCGGTTAG
- a CDS encoding serine/threonine protein kinase codes for MTDPLQLLLERSTAGRYRVLRELGRGGMGAVFLAEDRTLDRHVAIKVLPPDLAINATLRERFVREAKLAASLSHPNIIHVHAVEEQGDLLAIVMQYVDGETLSQRIARSGPYDAIDCARLLQDTAWALGYAHARGIVHRDVKPDNLMIERGTGRALIMDFGIARKEQASSLTEVGQSIGTPHYMSPEQAAAEAIDGRSDLYSLGCVGFFAATGRTVFQADSAHRLLMLHMTQPPPPVTSVRAEFPVGLTEVIARLLSKDRNARYDTAEALAEAINDLHLRTREVAPLLRLFQQQTAQSLQMGIFLAAFLVGFWNLAGYRRSLIGSVAMLLVVTVLITTITQMLDRVRFVVRQGFTAADAAAASDAIRDETSRAGELLVADPVEAIRLRRRKAIAAIGGFLSGVSIGFFPQHIARDAAGRAHVDGLGFLLLVSATVFAGVSLALWTMRPVRITLAQRLAGRFWHTGLGRALFARAERRYAADLARSRR; via the coding sequence ATGACCGATCCTCTCCAACTGCTGCTGGAACGCTCGACGGCTGGTCGCTATCGCGTGCTCCGCGAGCTCGGGCGCGGCGGGATGGGGGCGGTGTTTCTCGCCGAAGACCGCACGCTGGACCGGCACGTCGCCATCAAGGTCCTGCCGCCGGACCTCGCCATCAACGCAACGCTGCGCGAGCGTTTCGTGCGCGAGGCCAAGCTCGCGGCCTCGCTCTCGCACCCCAACATCATCCACGTGCACGCGGTCGAGGAGCAGGGTGACCTGCTGGCGATCGTGATGCAGTACGTGGACGGCGAGACGCTCTCGCAGCGCATCGCGCGCTCCGGGCCCTACGACGCCATCGATTGCGCGCGGCTGCTGCAGGATACCGCCTGGGCGCTGGGCTACGCGCACGCCCGCGGCATCGTACACCGCGACGTCAAGCCGGACAACCTGATGATCGAACGCGGCACGGGGCGCGCGCTGATAATGGACTTTGGCATCGCCCGGAAGGAACAGGCGAGTAGCCTGACCGAAGTGGGACAGTCCATCGGGACGCCACATTATATGAGCCCCGAGCAGGCGGCGGCCGAGGCGATCGACGGACGGTCGGATCTCTATTCGCTGGGCTGCGTGGGATTCTTCGCAGCCACCGGGCGCACGGTATTCCAGGCAGACAGCGCACATCGCCTGTTGATGTTGCATATGACGCAGCCACCGCCACCCGTGACCTCAGTTCGCGCGGAGTTCCCCGTCGGGCTCACGGAGGTCATCGCCCGCCTGTTGTCGAAGGATCGCAACGCGCGCTACGACACCGCCGAGGCACTGGCGGAGGCGATCAACGACCTGCACCTCCGCACCCGCGAAGTCGCCCCGTTGCTGCGCCTCTTCCAGCAGCAGACGGCGCAGTCACTGCAGATGGGCATCTTCCTCGCGGCGTTTCTCGTGGGCTTCTGGAATCTCGCCGGGTACCGCCGCTCGCTGATCGGCTCCGTGGCGATGCTGCTGGTCGTCACGGTACTCATCACCACCATCACCCAGATGCTGGATCGCGTCCGTTTCGTCGTGCGGCAGGGGTTTACGGCGGCAGACGCCGCCGCCGCGTCGGATGCGATTCGCGACGAGACGAGCCGCGCCGGGGAGCTGCTCGTCGCCGACCCGGTCGAGGCGATTCGCCTGCGCCGCCGCAAGGCGATTGCAGCCATCGGCGGATTCCTGAGCGGCGTGTCGATCGGATTCTTTCCGCAGCATATCGCCCGCGATGCCGCCGGCCGCGCGCACGTGGACGGCCTTGGATTCCTGCTGCTCGTCTCGGCGACGGTGTTCGCTGGCGTGTCGTTGGCGCTGTGGACGATGCGTCCTGTCCGCATCACGCTGGCGCAGCGGTTGGCAGGACGGTTCTGGCACACCGGGCTCGGCCGTGCGCTCTTCGCGCGCGCGGAGCGACGCTATGCGGCCGACCTCGCGCGGAGCCGGCGCTAG
- a CDS encoding citrate synthase — protein MAGTPTSAAPAGDHLEIKDSRTGKIYYAPITDETIRTADLKQIKVNPDDFGIMGYDPAFMNTASCRSAITFIDGDKGILRYRGYPIEQLAEHSNFLEVAWLLRKGELPTQQEYDEFQHHITYHTYVHENIKRFMEGFRYDAHPMAMLTAGVAALSSFYPTSKDIHDPRERDIAFIRLLAKMPTLAAFAYRHVKGLPYVYPDNSLSYAENFLSMIARMSEPKYEAHPVYARAIDILFILHADHEQNCSTNAVRAVGSSHVDPYSAVAAGVAALYGPLHGGANEAVLRMLEEIGDVKNIPAFIEGVKSGKAGNRLMGFGHRVYKSYDPRAKIVKKLCDDVLKVAGMTKDMEIALELERIALSDEYFISRKLYPNVDFYTGLIYRAMHFPTDYFTVLFAIARTAGWMSQWEELLLDKEQKIARPRQIYTGYDTRPYPKKGINLSHKVVK, from the coding sequence ATGGCAGGCACCCCGACCTCGGCCGCCCCCGCCGGCGACCACCTCGAGATCAAGGACTCGCGCACGGGCAAGATCTACTACGCCCCGATCACCGACGAGACCATCCGCACGGCCGACCTCAAGCAGATCAAGGTCAATCCCGACGATTTCGGGATTATGGGCTACGACCCGGCCTTTATGAACACGGCCTCCTGTCGCTCGGCCATCACGTTCATCGACGGCGACAAGGGCATCCTGCGCTACCGCGGGTACCCGATCGAGCAGCTGGCCGAGCACTCGAACTTCCTCGAAGTCGCGTGGCTGCTGCGCAAGGGCGAGCTGCCGACGCAGCAGGAGTACGACGAGTTCCAGCACCACATCACGTACCACACGTACGTGCACGAGAACATCAAGCGCTTTATGGAGGGCTTCCGCTACGACGCCCATCCGATGGCGATGCTGACGGCCGGCGTCGCGGCGCTGTCGTCGTTCTACCCGACGTCCAAGGACATCCACGACCCGCGCGAGCGCGACATCGCGTTCATCCGCTTGCTGGCCAAGATGCCGACGCTGGCGGCGTTCGCGTACCGCCACGTGAAGGGCCTGCCGTACGTGTATCCCGACAACTCGCTGTCGTACGCCGAGAACTTCCTCTCGATGATCGCGCGGATGTCGGAGCCCAAGTACGAGGCGCATCCGGTGTACGCGCGGGCGATCGACATCCTGTTCATCCTGCACGCGGACCACGAGCAGAACTGCTCCACCAACGCGGTGCGGGCGGTGGGCAGCTCGCACGTGGACCCGTACTCGGCGGTGGCGGCAGGCGTGGCGGCGCTGTACGGCCCGCTGCACGGCGGTGCCAACGAGGCGGTGCTGCGGATGCTCGAGGAGATCGGCGATGTGAAGAACATCCCGGCCTTCATCGAGGGCGTGAAGAGCGGCAAGGCCGGCAACCGCCTGATGGGCTTCGGTCACCGCGTGTACAAGAGTTACGATCCGCGCGCCAAGATCGTGAAGAAGCTCTGCGACGACGTGCTCAAGGTCGCCGGGATGACGAAGGATATGGAGATCGCGCTGGAGCTCGAGCGCATCGCGCTCAGCGACGAGTACTTCATCTCGCGCAAGCTCTACCCGAACGTCGACTTCTACACGGGCCTGATCTACCGGGCGATGCACTTCCCGACCGACTACTTCACGGTGCTGTTCGCCATCGCGCGCACCGCCGGCTGGATGTCGCAATGGGAGGAGCTGCTGCTCGACAAGGAGCAGAAGATCGCGCGCCCGCGGCAGATCTACACGGGCTACGACACGCGGCCGTATCCGAAGAAGGGGATCAACCTGTCGCATAAGGTTGTGAAGTAG
- a CDS encoding sulfite exporter TauE/SafE family protein has protein sequence MESPLFLLAVAAAAAVGAMMNAVAGGGTLITFPALVALGVPPITANATSTVALWPGTMLSMWGYRRELVGARRWAKAFAIPSFAGGIVGAVLLLQTPERRFAAIVPWLILGATALFIAQRPLMHSLAERGGLRREVAGADGHLLPPSAAFLLYQFGVSVYGGYFGAGAGILMLAALGLMGLTNIHQMNGLKNWGGGVMNLVAVLIFAVSGIVNWPIAIAMALGAGAGGIGGSLLAQRVGQDWVRRAIVTIGLGSGVAMLFGLI, from the coding sequence ATGGAGTCCCCCCTCTTCCTGCTCGCGGTCGCTGCGGCCGCCGCCGTCGGCGCGATGATGAACGCCGTGGCCGGGGGGGGCACCCTGATCACCTTCCCCGCCCTCGTCGCCCTAGGCGTCCCGCCGATCACGGCCAATGCCACCTCGACCGTGGCCCTCTGGCCCGGGACGATGCTCTCGATGTGGGGCTACCGCCGCGAGCTGGTCGGGGCGCGGCGCTGGGCCAAGGCCTTCGCCATCCCGTCCTTCGCGGGTGGCATCGTCGGGGCCGTCCTCCTGCTCCAGACGCCGGAGCGGCGCTTCGCCGCAATCGTCCCCTGGCTGATCCTCGGGGCGACGGCCCTGTTCATCGCCCAACGCCCGCTGATGCACTCGCTGGCCGAACGGGGCGGGCTGCGGCGTGAGGTCGCCGGGGCGGACGGTCACCTGCTGCCGCCCAGCGCCGCCTTCCTATTGTACCAGTTCGGCGTGAGCGTCTACGGCGGCTATTTCGGGGCTGGTGCCGGCATCCTGATGCTGGCCGCGCTCGGCTTGATGGGCCTGACGAACATCCATCAGATGAACGGCCTCAAGAACTGGGGCGGCGGCGTGATGAACCTCGTCGCGGTGCTGATCTTCGCCGTCTCGGGCATCGTGAACTGGCCGATTGCCATCGCGATGGCACTGGGCGCGGGCGCCGGCGGCATCGGCGGGTCGCTGTTGGCGCAGCGCGTGGGGCAGGACTGGGTGCGGCGGGCGATCGTGACCATCGGCTTGGGCTCCGGCGTGGCGATGTTGTTCGGGCTGATCTGA
- a CDS encoding ABC transporter permease has translation MPNDSDATAWRDFARALAERYADLSPLSGGGMSELFVARERRLDRRVVIKRIARQFAGADGRERFDREIAVLATLQHPNIVPLLHADAFEGAPYFVMPFVRGESLRDRLLRGPLSVREAVAILEDVAQALEVAHALGVVHRDIKPGNILLTGSSAMVADFGIAKALARAPGGGAQVLRTPSDLTIEGLSLGTPRYMSPEQFAADPSADHRVDLYALGVVAYEMLAGAPPFEAATTAELARAHLAKTPVPLTQRRREVPPALASLVAACLEKDPEARPRSAAAVLRALRSPSLLQPSAADEATPRRHLTPAPLRSVLQDLRYAVRSLAKTPVLLAATLGCLALGVGSTAAVFSVVDGALLRPLPFVEPERLVSVFRTVGGYSGDPISVPNFLDLREDPVLDRLEAIAITSRIAHLGDRGEPASALQLSGSAFTTLQVRPALGRLFTDDDDRESAPAVVVLSDGFWRSHLGGSPGVVGTTLRLDGVPHDIIGVLPPGFRIPHAWAMLEADVWLPSRFTANQRAQRSSNFLRAFARLAPGQTLESAELALRTRYDGLIEQFPELRGTQVRLGAMQAESQASVRTPLLLLLAAAIAVLAIATINVSSLLLARGIRRQQELAVRTALGATRWQLLRPVLAESAVIAVGGCTIGLALAALAVRTIGLLAAQQIPQLAGASLDARTVLAAIALALLAATMGSLAPALRALRLHPGDALRGGRGSEAAGQHRALGVLVIAEGALALALLVAAGLVFKGYHQLQRNASGFEAEGMLSLLARVSPSDYAAGRIADGFLEPALEAVRAVPGVAAAGAISQLPYLEWGWNAWVRYDGMPEMPLTERPLIETRNVAPGFFETTGQRLLEGRLLEQRDNAADAPRVIVVNRALAERDFPGRSPLGQRLYFGETASEIVGVVSDIRNNGPEDAPLPEAYWTFGQRHPAATGYRIVVRAASGDATSIAASVERALRGVDPRVAISQVLPMPEVIASSLGRPRFLFALFGTLAVAALLLALAGLFGMLSYVVEQRRREYGLRAALGAAPARIVRDVLRGGGLLIAGSVVLGLVVAWFLTRVMESVLYGVNPRDPVVWAAATAAMALAGLVATFAPARRAGTAHPMVAMRGEP, from the coding sequence ATGCCCAACGACTCAGACGCCACAGCTTGGCGCGACTTCGCCCGCGCGCTCGCGGAGCGCTACGCCGACCTTTCCCCGCTCAGCGGCGGCGGAATGTCTGAGCTCTTCGTCGCGCGCGAGCGGCGCCTCGACCGCCGCGTCGTCATCAAGCGCATCGCCCGGCAGTTCGCCGGTGCCGACGGACGCGAGCGATTCGACCGCGAGATCGCGGTCCTCGCGACCCTGCAGCACCCGAACATCGTCCCGCTGCTGCACGCCGACGCCTTCGAGGGCGCGCCGTACTTCGTGATGCCGTTCGTGCGCGGCGAGTCGCTGCGCGACCGGCTCCTGCGCGGGCCGCTCTCGGTGCGCGAGGCCGTTGCCATCCTCGAGGACGTCGCGCAGGCGCTGGAAGTCGCCCACGCGCTCGGCGTGGTGCACCGCGACATCAAGCCCGGCAACATCCTGCTCACCGGCAGCAGCGCGATGGTCGCCGACTTCGGCATCGCCAAGGCGCTGGCGCGCGCGCCCGGCGGTGGCGCGCAGGTGCTGCGTACGCCCTCCGACCTCACAATCGAAGGACTCTCGCTCGGGACGCCTCGCTATATGTCGCCGGAGCAGTTCGCCGCCGATCCCTCGGCCGACCACCGCGTGGACCTCTACGCCCTTGGCGTGGTCGCGTACGAGATGCTGGCCGGTGCGCCGCCCTTCGAGGCCGCGACCACCGCCGAGCTGGCGCGGGCGCATCTGGCGAAGACACCAGTTCCGCTGACGCAGCGCCGCCGGGAGGTGCCGCCCGCACTCGCGTCGCTCGTGGCCGCCTGCCTCGAGAAGGATCCGGAGGCGCGCCCGCGCTCGGCCGCGGCCGTGCTCCGCGCGCTGCGCTCACCCTCGCTGCTTCAGCCCAGCGCGGCCGACGAGGCCACGCCGCGACGTCACCTCACCCCAGCGCCCCTGCGCAGCGTGCTCCAAGACCTGCGCTACGCGGTCCGCTCGCTGGCCAAGACTCCGGTGCTGCTCGCCGCCACGCTCGGTTGCCTCGCCCTCGGCGTCGGGAGCACCGCAGCGGTGTTCAGCGTCGTGGATGGCGCCCTGCTGCGCCCACTGCCGTTCGTCGAGCCCGAGCGTTTGGTCTCGGTGTTCCGCACCGTGGGCGGGTACAGCGGCGACCCCATCTCGGTTCCGAACTTCCTCGACCTGCGAGAGGATCCGGTCCTCGACCGCCTTGAGGCGATCGCAATCACCTCACGCATCGCGCACTTGGGCGACCGCGGTGAACCGGCCTCGGCACTGCAACTCAGCGGGTCGGCCTTCACGACCTTGCAGGTACGCCCTGCACTCGGCCGGCTCTTCACGGACGATGACGACCGCGAGTCGGCACCAGCGGTGGTCGTGCTCAGCGACGGCTTCTGGCGCAGTCACCTCGGAGGCAGCCCAGGCGTGGTCGGAACGACGCTGCGCCTCGACGGCGTGCCGCACGACATCATCGGCGTTCTGCCACCCGGCTTCCGCATTCCGCACGCCTGGGCGATGCTCGAAGCCGACGTCTGGCTCCCAAGCCGATTCACCGCCAACCAGCGCGCGCAGCGCAGCAGCAACTTCCTGCGCGCCTTCGCGCGCCTCGCACCGGGGCAAACGCTGGAGTCCGCCGAACTCGCGTTGCGCACGCGCTACGATGGCCTCATCGAGCAGTTCCCCGAACTCCGTGGCACCCAGGTGCGGCTCGGCGCCATGCAGGCCGAGTCGCAGGCGTCGGTGCGCACGCCACTCCTGCTGCTCCTCGCTGCCGCCATCGCAGTGCTCGCCATCGCGACGATCAACGTCTCGAGCCTTCTGCTCGCGCGCGGGATCCGCCGCCAGCAGGAGCTGGCCGTGCGCACGGCGCTCGGTGCCACGCGATGGCAGTTGCTGCGGCCCGTGCTGGCCGAGTCGGCAGTGATTGCCGTCGGGGGATGCACAATCGGCCTCGCGCTGGCGGCGTTGGCCGTGCGCACCATCGGCTTGCTGGCGGCGCAGCAGATTCCGCAGCTCGCCGGCGCCTCACTCGACGCGCGCACGGTGCTTGCCGCGATTGCGCTTGCGCTGCTCGCTGCCACGATGGGAAGCCTCGCACCGGCACTGCGGGCGCTGCGCCTGCATCCGGGCGACGCGCTGCGCGGTGGGCGCGGCAGCGAGGCAGCGGGCCAGCATCGCGCACTGGGAGTCTTGGTCATCGCCGAGGGCGCGCTCGCGCTGGCGCTGCTCGTCGCCGCAGGATTGGTGTTCAAGGGCTATCACCAGCTCCAACGCAACGCATCGGGCTTCGAGGCCGAGGGGATGCTCTCGCTTCTCGCGCGCGTATCGCCAAGCGACTACGCGGCAGGCCGCATCGCCGACGGATTCCTCGAGCCCGCGCTGGAGGCCGTGCGCGCCGTGCCAGGCGTCGCGGCGGCAGGTGCCATCTCGCAGCTACCGTACCTCGAGTGGGGATGGAACGCGTGGGTCCGCTACGACGGAATGCCCGAGATGCCGCTCACCGAGCGTCCGCTCATCGAAACGCGGAACGTCGCGCCGGGATTCTTCGAGACCACCGGCCAGCGCCTGCTCGAGGGCCGGCTGCTGGAACAACGCGACAACGCCGCCGACGCGCCGCGGGTCATCGTCGTGAATCGGGCGCTCGCCGAGCGTGACTTTCCGGGGCGCAGTCCGCTCGGGCAGCGCCTGTACTTCGGCGAGACAGCGTCGGAGATCGTCGGGGTCGTGAGCGACATCCGCAACAACGGACCGGAAGATGCGCCATTGCCGGAGGCCTACTGGACATTCGGCCAGCGGCATCCTGCAGCGACGGGGTATCGCATCGTCGTGCGGGCCGCGTCCGGAGATGCCACGAGCATTGCCGCCTCGGTCGAGCGGGCGCTCCGTGGGGTGGATCCCCGCGTTGCCATCTCGCAGGTACTGCCGATGCCCGAGGTGATCGCGAGCAGCCTCGGACGTCCGCGCTTCTTGTTCGCGCTGTTCGGCACCTTGGCGGTCGCGGCCCTGCTGCTGGCCTTGGCGGGGCTGTTTGGAATGCTCAGCTACGTCGTCGAGCAGCGCCGGCGCGAGTACGGCCTGCGCGCCGCGCTCGGGGCGGCGCCGGCGCGCATCGTGCGCGACGTGCTGCGCGGGGGCGGACTGCTGATCGCGGGGAGCGTGGTGCTCGGCCTCGTCGTCGCCTGGTTCCTCACGCGCGTGATGGAATCAGTGCTGTACGGAGTGAATCCGCGCGACCCGGTGGTCTGGGCCGCCGCCACCGCGGCGATGGCGCTCGCGGGACTCGTCGCGACCTTCGCACCCGCACGACGGGCCGGCACGGCACATCCGATGGTAGCGATGCGCGGCGAACCGTGA
- a CDS encoding DDE-type integrase/transposase/recombinase, translating to MNIHNNARLTAWGRAELVRRVVLDGEPVRAVAAALHISASTAYKWLRRFVAGGWAALAYRSSRPHRSPTATRPALVERVLRLRAKRLTGPEIAEQLGLAVSTVGRILTRAGQGRLKGPGATGGPRYQRETPGELVHVDTKALDRFAAAGHRAHGNRSNVGRRRGHGQDHLHVAVDDATRLAYAALLSTQDAAACTRFLAAARRWFAQLGIAVTGVMTDNAKAYTSHAVQAALAAHWIRHLCTKPYRPQTNGTARWAASPRCSTSSCSVNNVLRTDS from the coding sequence GTGAACATCCACAACAATGCGCGATTGACCGCTTGGGGGCGAGCCGAGCTCGTCCGCCGGGTGGTCCTCGACGGCGAGCCGGTACGCGCCGTCGCCGCCGCCCTCCACATCAGCGCGAGCACGGCGTACAAGTGGCTCCGCCGGTTCGTTGCCGGCGGCTGGGCGGCCCTAGCTTACCGCTCCTCGCGGCCGCATCGCTCGCCGACGGCCACGCGGCCCGCCCTCGTCGAGCGGGTCCTCCGCCTGCGGGCCAAGCGCCTGACGGGGCCCGAGATCGCGGAGCAGCTCGGGCTCGCGGTTTCCACGGTCGGCCGCATCCTCACGCGCGCGGGCCAGGGCCGGCTCAAGGGCCCCGGCGCGACTGGCGGGCCGCGCTACCAGCGCGAGACGCCCGGCGAGCTCGTGCACGTCGACACGAAGGCGCTCGATCGCTTCGCCGCCGCGGGACACCGCGCGCACGGCAACCGCTCGAACGTTGGGCGGCGGCGGGGACACGGGCAGGACCATCTCCACGTCGCGGTCGACGATGCGACGCGCCTCGCGTACGCGGCGCTGCTGTCGACGCAGGATGCGGCGGCGTGCACCCGCTTCCTCGCGGCGGCACGCCGCTGGTTTGCGCAGCTGGGCATCGCGGTCACCGGCGTGATGACCGACAACGCGAAGGCGTACACGAGCCACGCCGTGCAGGCCGCGCTCGCCGCGCACTGGATTCGCCACCTGTGCACTAAGCCCTATCGCCCGCAGACGAACGGCACCGCTCGCTGGGCCGCGTCCCCCCGCTGCTCCACTTCCTCATGCAGCGTGAACAACGTCCTTAGAACCGACAGCTAG